One Thomasclavelia spiroformis DSM 1552 DNA window includes the following coding sequences:
- a CDS encoding ATP-dependent RecD-like DNA helicase: MIEYTGYIREIRFYNESSNYIVALIDVEQEDKLITMNGYMNNFNDYDKYLFVGDYEIHPKYGKQFKLSEYRIILAKESDEIIKYLSSPLFKGVGQKLAKQIVDSLGEDCLTMIKNDKHSLDCVMGMTEKRRDLIYEVLTNSDYDQEVMQFFMGHGISLKNLGLIQAFYKEKTLEVLQNNPYQLIEDIDGIGFKTADELALKTGGTLDNPHRIKAAIVYSIKQYGFNTGSTYCLIEEIIKTFKQLIYSIEENVFYEYLDELIDNGLIIKEDERYYYHEMYEAEVNISNYLKMRINHDDENIDVSRVNQLLQDFEKNQGITYAKKQKEALFYFLKSSVMILTGGPGTGKSTIVHALLKIYTSLYPEDRIGLVAPTGRAAKRLTELTGIEACTIHRLLKWDLHTNTFAINKTNPLDINVLIIDEFSMVDCLLLSKLFDAGRNIDKILFIGDYYQLPSVAPGNVLKDLIEAGVKTIELDEIFRQAKDSGIIQLAHHIINNEIDDIDLFSQYQDINFFPMLNYDVIKNVKTIVNKALEEGYDTSDIQVLAPMYHGVAGIDALNDALQDVFNPKDQCVDSYKIGRIEYRIGDKILQLKNRVDDNVFNGDIGILIDICRKDNFEYLQDTLIVDFDGNIVEYTSQNFNTITLAYCMSIHKSQGNEFKIVIMPVLSDYYIMLRRNLLYTAITRAKQSLFILGDAKAFMHGLHNYQDNRRKTTLKLRFEDKPEISVYDFL; the protein is encoded by the coding sequence ATGATTGAATATACAGGATATATTAGGGAGATTCGTTTTTATAACGAATCTTCTAATTATATAGTGGCATTAATTGATGTAGAACAAGAAGATAAACTAATTACGATGAATGGTTATATGAATAATTTTAATGATTATGATAAGTATTTATTTGTTGGTGACTATGAAATTCATCCTAAATATGGAAAACAATTTAAACTTAGTGAGTATCGCATTATTTTAGCGAAAGAATCTGATGAAATCATCAAGTATTTATCTAGTCCGTTATTTAAAGGAGTTGGTCAAAAGTTAGCTAAACAAATTGTCGATAGTTTAGGTGAAGATTGCTTAACGATGATTAAAAATGATAAACATAGCTTAGATTGTGTTATGGGAATGACAGAAAAAAGACGGGATTTGATATATGAAGTTCTAACAAATAGTGATTATGATCAAGAAGTTATGCAATTTTTTATGGGGCATGGTATTAGTTTAAAAAATTTAGGTTTGATTCAAGCATTTTATAAGGAAAAAACATTAGAAGTTCTACAAAATAATCCTTATCAATTAATTGAAGATATTGATGGAATTGGATTTAAAACAGCTGATGAACTAGCTTTAAAAACTGGTGGGACTTTAGATAATCCTCATCGTATCAAAGCAGCAATCGTTTATAGTATTAAACAATATGGTTTTAATACAGGAAGTACATATTGTTTAATTGAAGAAATAATTAAAACTTTTAAACAGCTTATTTATAGTATTGAAGAAAATGTTTTTTATGAATATTTAGATGAATTAATTGATAATGGTTTAATCATTAAAGAAGATGAACGTTATTATTATCATGAAATGTATGAAGCTGAAGTAAATATCTCAAACTATTTAAAAATGAGAATTAATCATGATGATGAAAATATTGATGTATCAAGAGTTAATCAATTATTACAAGATTTTGAAAAAAATCAAGGAATTACTTATGCTAAAAAGCAAAAAGAAGCATTATTTTATTTTTTAAAATCATCAGTGATGATTTTAACAGGTGGTCCTGGAACAGGAAAATCAACGATTGTTCATGCTTTATTAAAAATTTATACATCACTATATCCAGAAGATCGAATTGGATTAGTTGCTCCTACTGGTAGAGCTGCTAAGCGATTAACTGAATTAACAGGAATTGAAGCTTGTACGATTCATCGTTTGTTGAAATGGGATTTACATACTAATACTTTTGCAATAAATAAAACTAATCCATTAGATATAAATGTATTGATTATTGATGAGTTTTCAATGGTTGATTGTTTACTTTTAAGTAAACTATTTGATGCTGGAAGAAATATTGATAAAATTTTGTTTATTGGCGATTATTATCAATTACCATCAGTTGCTCCTGGTAATGTGTTAAAGGATTTAATTGAAGCTGGTGTTAAAACAATTGAATTAGATGAGATTTTTAGACAAGCTAAAGATTCAGGAATAATTCAATTAGCTCATCACATCATAAATAATGAAATTGATGATATTGACTTATTTAGTCAATATCAAGATATTAACTTTTTTCCAATGTTAAATTATGATGTAATAAAAAATGTCAAAACAATTGTTAATAAAGCATTAGAAGAAGGTTATGATACAAGTGATATTCAAGTTTTAGCACCAATGTATCATGGCGTTGCGGGAATTGATGCATTGAATGATGCTTTGCAGGATGTATTTAATCCTAAAGATCAATGCGTAGATAGTTATAAAATTGGACGTATAGAGTATCGAATTGGTGATAAAATATTACAGTTAAAAAATCGAGTTGATGATAATGTTTTTAATGGTGATATTGGAATATTGATAGATATTTGTCGTAAAGATAATTTTGAATATCTTCAAGATACTTTGATTGTTGATTTTGATGGAAATATTGTTGAATATACGTCACAAAATTTTAATACAATCACACTTGCTTACTGTATGTCAATTCATAAATCTCAAGGTAATGAGTTTAAAATTGTGATTATGCCAGTGTTAAGTGATTATTATATAATGTTAAGAAGAAATTTATTATATACAGCTATAACCCGAGCAAAACAGTCTTTATTTATTTTGGGAGATGCTAAAGCATTTATGCATGGTTTGCATAATTATCAAGATAATCGTCGAAAAACTACGTTAAAATTACGTTTTGAAGATAAACCTGAAATTAGTGTGTATGATTTTTTATAA
- the mnmA gene encoding tRNA 2-thiouridine(34) synthase MnmA: MSKRVVLGLSGGVDSAVAAYLLKKQGYEVIGVFMRNWDSQLNNDILGNPTNDNDICPQEQDYNDAKAVAKCLGIEIKRVDFIKEYWDNVFTYFLDEYRKGRTPNPDILCNKHIKFKAFLNYAKTLNADYIATGHYARVVHSENKDSIMLKGIDNNKDQTYFLCQLNQQQLQNSLFPLGEIDKKEVRRLAHELQLPVADKKDSTGICFIGERDFKEFLQNYIPAQSGKMVDIETGDIIGEHSGIMYYTIGQRKGLGIGGPGGAWFVVGKDYDKNVLYVCQGDQKDWLYSSGALISDVNWIASNKPTEKISCNAKFRYRQADNPIKLEFIDEDKVYLTFDKPVKAVTPGQAAVFYDGDICLGGGTIETVYKDGKPIEYL; the protein is encoded by the coding sequence ATGTCAAAAAGAGTAGTATTAGGTTTAAGCGGTGGTGTTGATTCAGCTGTTGCTGCATATTTATTAAAAAAACAAGGTTATGAAGTTATTGGGGTGTTCATGCGAAATTGGGATAGCCAGCTTAATAATGATATATTAGGTAATCCGACTAATGACAATGATATCTGTCCTCAAGAACAAGATTATAATGATGCTAAAGCTGTAGCAAAATGCTTAGGAATTGAAATTAAAAGAGTAGATTTTATTAAAGAATATTGGGATAATGTATTTACATACTTTTTAGATGAATATCGTAAAGGAAGAACGCCAAATCCAGATATTCTCTGTAATAAACATATTAAATTTAAAGCATTTTTAAATTATGCTAAAACATTAAATGCTGATTATATTGCAACTGGTCATTATGCAAGAGTGGTTCATAGTGAAAATAAAGATTCAATAATGTTAAAAGGAATCGATAATAATAAAGACCAAACATATTTTTTATGTCAGTTAAATCAACAACAATTACAAAATTCATTATTTCCATTAGGTGAAATCGATAAAAAAGAAGTTCGTCGATTAGCTCATGAATTACAATTACCGGTAGCTGATAAAAAAGATAGTACAGGAATTTGTTTTATCGGTGAACGTGATTTTAAAGAATTTCTTCAAAATTATATTCCTGCTCAATCTGGCAAAATGGTTGATATTGAAACTGGTGATATTATTGGTGAACATTCAGGAATTATGTATTATACGATTGGTCAACGTAAAGGCTTAGGAATTGGAGGACCTGGTGGGGCTTGGTTTGTGGTAGGAAAAGATTATGATAAAAATGTTTTATATGTCTGTCAAGGCGATCAAAAAGATTGGCTATATTCATCAGGAGCATTAATTAGTGATGTAAATTGGATTGCTTCTAATAAACCAACTGAAAAAATTTCATGTAATGCAAAATTTAGATATCGTCAAGCAGATAATCCAATTAAATTAGAATTTATCGATGAAGATAAAGTTTATTTAACTTTTGATAAACCAGTAAAAGCGGTAACTCCAGGTCAAGCAGCGGTATTTTATGATGGTGATATTTGTTTGGGAGGAGGAACAATCGAAACTGTCTATAAAGATGGTAAACCGATTGAGTATTTATAA
- a CDS encoding ROK family protein: MKYYIGIDLGGTNVRTLLVDEKGIVHSEVKDSTESNKGPDYVCNKIIKQIESLDTTVCNGLKGVSGIGIGVPGPVDTKKGYMIMATNLPGFKEYPICDKLTEHFNLPVFIDNDANVAGLAETLLGAGKGYPTCYYVTISTGVGGAFIVDGKLVSGGRGHAGEIGNIIVKNNGYKFGALNPGAVEGEASGTAITRKGKELLGEDKVKHAGDVFELASKGDLKAQSIVDECVLQLATMFANIAHTVDPHCFIVGGGVMKSREYFYDRLVEQFNELIHLGMKGHIPLLLTKLEDSGAIGAAMLPMSKLK, translated from the coding sequence ATGAAATATTATATTGGAATTGATTTAGGAGGAACTAATGTTCGAACTTTATTAGTTGATGAAAAAGGTATTGTCCATAGTGAAGTAAAAGATAGCACAGAAAGTAATAAAGGGCCTGATTATGTTTGTAATAAAATCATTAAGCAAATAGAAAGTTTAGATACCACAGTTTGTAATGGTTTAAAGGGTGTAAGTGGAATTGGAATTGGGGTACCTGGACCTGTTGATACTAAAAAAGGATATATGATCATGGCTACTAATTTGCCTGGTTTTAAAGAATATCCAATTTGTGATAAATTAACTGAGCATTTTAATCTTCCGGTATTTATTGATAATGATGCAAATGTTGCTGGTTTAGCTGAAACCTTGCTAGGAGCTGGAAAAGGTTATCCAACTTGCTATTATGTAACGATTTCAACAGGTGTAGGTGGTGCGTTTATTGTTGATGGAAAATTAGTATCTGGAGGACGTGGTCATGCTGGTGAAATTGGAAATATTATTGTAAAAAATAATGGTTATAAATTTGGTGCTTTAAATCCTGGGGCCGTTGAAGGTGAAGCTAGCGGAACAGCGATTACTAGAAAAGGTAAAGAATTATTAGGTGAAGATAAAGTTAAACATGCTGGAGATGTTTTTGAATTAGCTAGTAAAGGTGATTTAAAGGCTCAAAGTATTGTTGATGAATGTGTTTTACAGCTAGCAACAATGTTTGCAAATATTGCTCATACTGTTGATCCACATTGTTTTATTGTTGGTGGTGGAGTGATGAAATCTCGTGAGTATTTTTATGATCGTTTAGTTGAACAATTTAATGAATTGATTCATCTTGGAATGAAAGGACATATTCCTCTATTATTAACAAAATTAGAAGATAGTGGAGCAATTGGGGCGGCAATGTTACCGATGTCAAAACTTAAGTAA
- a CDS encoding RluA family pseudouridine synthase, with product MKKIQITENDANQRIDKYIKKLLVNAPTNFIYKMFRKKDIKVNGKKVNEKYILKNNDVVEMFLYEDKFKEFTATKDIYNVKKTFKVLYEDNHVLIVYKPAGLLVHEDKNESVNTLTNQVLSYLANKNELDLSRENTFMPGPVHRLDRNTSGIVIFGKTLGALQVLNEMIKQRHCIEKSYLTICKGKVNQKRNLKGYIVKLDDQAQVKLVSKDYPGALTMETIVKPVKYNNDYSKVEVTLVTGRMHQIRVHLSSIDHPIIGDRKYGDFELNKFVKKEFGLNHQLLHAYKIRFVKSFGILAYLQDKEIVCPVPKLFEKIENRLI from the coding sequence ATGAAGAAAATACAAATAACAGAAAATGATGCTAATCAAAGAATTGATAAATATATAAAGAAACTATTGGTAAATGCACCAACTAACTTTATTTATAAGATGTTTAGAAAAAAAGATATTAAAGTAAATGGAAAAAAAGTGAATGAAAAATATATTTTAAAGAATAATGATGTTGTAGAGATGTTTTTATATGAAGATAAATTTAAGGAATTTACAGCTACAAAAGACATTTATAATGTAAAAAAGACATTTAAAGTTTTATATGAAGATAATCATGTTTTGATTGTTTATAAGCCAGCTGGTCTATTAGTTCATGAAGATAAAAATGAAAGTGTTAATACACTTACAAACCAAGTATTGAGTTATTTAGCTAATAAAAATGAATTAGATTTAAGCCGTGAAAATACTTTTATGCCAGGACCAGTCCATCGATTAGATCGCAATACGAGTGGGATTGTAATTTTTGGAAAAACCTTAGGTGCTTTGCAAGTATTAAATGAAATGATTAAGCAAAGACATTGTATTGAAAAAAGTTATTTAACTATTTGTAAAGGAAAAGTTAATCAAAAGCGTAACTTAAAAGGATATATAGTTAAACTTGATGATCAAGCTCAAGTAAAACTAGTTAGTAAAGATTATCCTGGAGCTTTAACAATGGAAACAATCGTTAAACCAGTTAAATATAATAATGATTATAGTAAAGTCGAAGTTACATTAGTAACTGGTAGAATGCATCAAATTAGGGTACATCTTAGTAGTATTGATCATCCAATTATTGGTGATCGTAAGTATGGTGATTTTGAATTGAATAAATTTGTTAAAAAGGAATTTGGTTTAAATCATCAATTATTACATGCTTATAAAATTAGATTTGTTAAAAGTTTTGGTATTTTAGCCTATTTACAAGATAAAGAAATTGTTTGCCCAGTTCCTAAACTATTTGAAAAAATTGAAAATAGATTAATATAG
- a CDS encoding IS1182 family transposase: MQNIKIIESNYPIDNSYYNTFQCKLPLDFFTVVPVDDPVTSFVEIMKGINTSKYFNCPHRGNRGYDPNMMLQVTLFAFINGQYELRKMEELCRYDIRYMWLANDETPSFMAFQRFISEKLSMSIEDIFYDVVKRIIELDDVDISKLYIDGTKIEANARKNSFVWKKAILGYQEKAFLKVTDLIIRLNDDLNFKYDIKSRYSADDTGLIAEQLMELMIRQNIEIVYGKGKRRSLLQKYYDEFLEIYIKLMRYEESLNICGDRNSYSKTDHDATMMNMKYDYYNHTGIFKPGYNLQIGVSDEYIMHMDIFSNPADTKTYIPFMKKYKERYGCYPKWPIGDAGYGSYDNLLFNVINGMELGLKYNYYAKKNTKEFKKKIYNQMNWEYDEKGFKVCPQGHSFNIEKEERWNTAGEYLQISRVFECGKCHDCKVKEKCTKAKEQRKIQINYALNEMQEKVDENLGTEEGKEMKKQRSIQSEGTFGIIKQNMDYVRLKRRGNINVKTELLLIGIAYNIRKYHNKKMKKKEISIS; the protein is encoded by the coding sequence ATGCAAAATATAAAAATAATAGAATCTAATTACCCGATTGACAATTCTTATTATAATACATTTCAATGTAAACTTCCACTAGATTTTTTTACAGTTGTTCCTGTAGATGATCCGGTGACATCTTTCGTAGAAATTATGAAAGGAATTAACACTTCAAAGTATTTTAACTGCCCCCATAGAGGCAACAGGGGCTACGACCCTAATATGATGTTACAGGTTACATTGTTTGCATTTATAAACGGTCAATATGAATTAAGAAAAATGGAAGAATTATGCAGATATGATATCCGATATATGTGGCTGGCTAATGATGAAACTCCTTCTTTCATGGCTTTTCAAAGATTTATATCAGAAAAATTATCGATGTCTATCGAAGATATTTTTTATGATGTTGTTAAAAGAATCATTGAATTAGATGATGTTGATATTTCTAAACTTTATATTGATGGAACTAAGATAGAAGCCAATGCAAGGAAAAACAGTTTTGTTTGGAAAAAAGCTATTCTAGGCTATCAGGAAAAAGCATTTCTTAAAGTGACAGATCTGATCATAAGATTAAATGATGATCTTAACTTTAAATATGATATAAAATCAAGATATTCTGCTGATGATACAGGACTGATTGCAGAACAGTTAATGGAACTGATGATAAGACAAAATATAGAAATAGTATACGGAAAAGGCAAAAGACGTTCCTTATTACAGAAATATTATGATGAATTTCTTGAAATCTATATAAAATTAATGAGATATGAAGAATCATTGAACATATGTGGCGACAGGAACAGTTATTCAAAGACTGATCATGATGCTACCATGATGAACATGAAGTATGACTATTATAATCATACAGGTATATTTAAACCGGGATATAACCTGCAAATAGGTGTAAGTGATGAATATATTATGCATATGGATATATTTTCAAATCCTGCTGATACAAAAACATATATACCGTTTATGAAAAAATATAAAGAAAGATACGGCTGTTATCCAAAATGGCCAATAGGCGATGCCGGATATGGAAGCTATGATAATTTGCTTTTTAATGTCATAAACGGGATGGAACTGGGATTAAAGTATAATTATTATGCAAAAAAGAATACAAAGGAATTTAAAAAGAAAATATATAATCAGATGAACTGGGAATATGATGAAAAGGGATTTAAAGTCTGCCCACAGGGACATTCATTTAATATTGAAAAAGAAGAAAGATGGAACACAGCAGGTGAATATCTACAAATCAGCAGAGTATTCGAATGTGGTAAATGTCATGACTGTAAAGTAAAAGAAAAATGCACAAAGGCAAAGGAGCAAAGAAAAATACAGATAAATTATGCCTTAAATGAAATGCAGGAAAAAGTAGATGAAAATCTTGGAACCGAAGAAGGAAAAGAGATGAAAAAGCAAAGAAGTATACAGTCAGAAGGGACATTTGGAATAATAAAGCAGAATATGGATTATGTCCGATTAAAAAGAAGAGGAAACATAAATGTAAAAACAGAACTGCTGTTAATAGGGATTGCCTATAATATACGCAAATACCACAATAAAAAGATGAAAAAGAAGGAAATATCAATTTCCTAA
- a CDS encoding NUDIX hydrolase, with protein MEKKLDSQLIYDGKIIKLYKDSVLCDNGNKATREVVRHNGGVGILAIVDNKILLVKQFRYPNAITTLEIPAGKLELNENPKECALRELEEETGYSAKDAIKISKFLPTPGYSDEWLYIYQTQDVFKVENPRACDDDEMIEVIALDIDEAYKQVVSGKIFDSKTIIAIMHAYINKRST; from the coding sequence ATGGAAAAGAAACTTGATAGTCAATTAATCTATGATGGAAAAATAATTAAATTATATAAAGATAGTGTACTTTGCGATAATGGCAATAAAGCTACTAGAGAAGTAGTTAGACATAATGGCGGTGTAGGAATACTAGCAATCGTTGATAACAAAATATTATTAGTAAAACAATTTCGTTATCCAAATGCCATTACAACATTAGAAATTCCCGCTGGAAAACTAGAATTAAATGAAAACCCAAAAGAATGTGCACTTAGAGAACTAGAAGAAGAAACAGGATATAGCGCTAAAGATGCTATTAAAATCTCAAAGTTCTTACCTACTCCAGGTTATAGTGATGAATGGTTATATATTTATCAAACACAAGATGTTTTTAAAGTAGAAAATCCTCGTGCTTGTGATGATGATGAAATGATTGAAGTTATTGCTTTAGATATTGATGAAGCATACAAACAAGTTGTTAGCGGAAAAATTTTTGATTCTAAAACAATAATTGCAATTATGCATGCATATATTAATAAAAGATCAACTTAA
- a CDS encoding helix-turn-helix domain-containing protein, translating into MTKIDMMLYKEIGRILKRERLNKETSLDQLVESINNIKTKSTLKRYEDGKSRIDMDVLPIICKLYAKH; encoded by the coding sequence ATGACAAAAATTGATATGATGCTTTATAAAGAAATAGGAAGAATTTTAAAACGAGAACGATTAAACAAAGAAACGAGTTTAGATCAACTTGTTGAAAGTATTAATAACATTAAAACGAAAAGCACATTAAAAAGATATGAAGATGGTAAATCACGTATTGATATGGATGTTTTACCTATTATATGCAAATTATATGCAAAGCATTAA
- a CDS encoding SAP domain-containing protein: MGFFNFFKSKENKKKYLVSDIILLWYFEKARNINEQFPMYFTTKYQIDVKAEIKKLILTKAIELANTKQQLNMLNVSELKKICKTENIPTTGKKAILIDKLLTIPNINEYINNTAYIISNLGKETLENNYDFVKYHKNSFELSPTDFANKLQKLGTYEQVYINEFYNNEDRYANKENWGLYRNNKLYQAQFYHLQDDYEKEMLYYIEVFYCDMSGYCNNYRESFHELMLAPGIIKYFSSNKLYFKKSMIDKCIIDCKVPKHYFSKNGFSALMSYLLDNEKIEHKYLSEYRKIK; this comes from the coding sequence GTGGGATTTTTCAATTTTTTTAAATCCAAAGAAAACAAAAAGAAATATTTAGTTAGCGATATTATATTATTATGGTATTTTGAAAAAGCACGTAATATTAATGAGCAGTTCCCTATGTATTTCACAACTAAATATCAAATAGATGTAAAAGCGGAAATAAAAAAATTAATTTTAACTAAAGCAATTGAATTAGCTAATACTAAACAACAGCTAAATATGTTAAATGTTTCTGAACTAAAAAAAATATGTAAAACTGAAAATATACCTACTACTGGAAAAAAAGCTATTTTAATAGATAAGCTTTTAACAATCCCAAATATAAATGAATACATTAACAATACAGCATATATAATAAGTAATTTAGGAAAAGAAACTTTAGAAAATAATTATGACTTTGTAAAATACCATAAAAACTCTTTTGAATTGTCCCCAACTGACTTTGCAAATAAATTGCAGAAATTAGGAACATATGAACAAGTTTATATTAACGAATTTTATAACAATGAAGATAGATATGCAAACAAAGAAAACTGGGGGCTATATAGAAATAATAAATTATATCAAGCTCAATTTTACCATTTACAAGATGATTACGAAAAAGAGATGCTTTATTACATAGAAGTATTTTACTGTGACATGAGTGGTTATTGCAATAATTATAGAGAGAGTTTTCATGAACTAATGCTTGCTCCAGGTATTATTAAATATTTTAGTAGTAATAAGTTGTATTTTAAAAAATCAATGATTGATAAATGTATAATAGATTGCAAAGTTCCCAAACATTATTTCAGTAAAAATGGATTTTCTGCACTAATGTCTTATTTATTAGATAATGAAAAAATTGAGCACAAGTATTTGTCTGAATACAGAAAAATTAAATAA
- a CDS encoding tyrosine-type recombinase/integrase: MGKYKQRKDGRYATSVTLGGKRYQVCAKTIKEVDKKLFQIKSKYEQGLILRSTEALFKDYKWEWFNTKEPLISAKSAQSYKSILNNHFVEIDYKKITDIKKTDIQRLINILIDKPNTANKVYMTLNQILENAVDDDIINKNPCRRIVKPKIETKKQKRILTDEEFYLTEVAEFTDREKMFVIMSKYCGLRPEETRALTKDDFIINNNTGYVIINKTVVYTFNQPIFQAFTKNNSSIREVPLFANILPFVSYYLSSIQTSKLFTNINGDDNYMTNQSYKWMIKKIIDKIKLKAIELNIDFNPTGFTPYVFRHTYATLLYYSGVRLKDAEYYMGHSDSKMLSQVYIHLDKKQLRENDIIENFVQNKLKNNREDMLKRLLNNE, translated from the coding sequence ATGGGAAAATACAAACAAAGAAAAGACGGGAGATACGCAACATCAGTAACTTTAGGTGGTAAAAGATATCAAGTATGTGCAAAAACAATTAAAGAAGTTGATAAAAAACTTTTTCAAATAAAATCAAAATATGAACAAGGTTTAATATTAAGAAGTACAGAAGCTCTTTTTAAAGATTATAAATGGGAATGGTTCAATACAAAAGAACCACTGATCAGCGCTAAATCGGCACAAAGTTACAAATCAATCTTAAATAATCATTTTGTAGAAATAGATTATAAAAAAATTACTGATATAAAGAAAACTGATATTCAAAGATTAATCAACATACTTATTGATAAACCTAATACAGCAAATAAAGTATATATGACGCTGAATCAAATTTTAGAAAATGCTGTTGATGATGATATCATAAATAAAAATCCATGTCGACGTATAGTGAAACCAAAAATTGAAACTAAAAAACAAAAAAGAATTTTAACAGATGAAGAATTCTATTTAACTGAAGTTGCTGAGTTTACCGATCGTGAAAAAATGTTCGTAATTATGAGTAAGTACTGTGGTCTCAGGCCAGAAGAAACAAGAGCACTAACAAAAGATGATTTTATTATAAATAATAATACTGGATACGTTATTATAAATAAAACAGTTGTATATACTTTTAATCAGCCCATTTTTCAAGCATTTACTAAAAATAATAGCAGTATTCGTGAAGTACCTCTATTCGCTAATATTTTGCCGTTTGTCAGCTATTATCTTTCTAGTATACAAACATCTAAACTTTTCACAAACATCAATGGTGACGACAATTATATGACAAATCAAAGCTATAAATGGATGATTAAAAAAATAATTGATAAAATTAAGTTAAAAGCAATAGAACTTAATATTGATTTTAATCCTACTGGCTTTACTCCATATGTCTTTAGACATACGTATGCTACCCTTTTATATTACTCAGGTGTAAGACTTAAAGATGCTGAATACTACATGGGCCACAGTGATAGTAAAATGCTATCACAAGTATACATTCATCTTGATAAAAAACAGCTAAGAGAAAATGATATTATTGAAAATTTTGTTCAAAATAAATTAAAAAATAACCGTGAAGATATGTTAAAACGACTACTCAACAATGAGTAG